A single window of Oncorhynchus keta strain PuntledgeMale-10-30-2019 chromosome 34, Oket_V2, whole genome shotgun sequence DNA harbors:
- the LOC118366794 gene encoding carbonyl reductase [NADPH] 1-like isoform X1, whose protein sequence is MSGPQVVLVTGSTRGLGLAIVQALCQGFKGDVYLSARDVPRGAMVVEDLQREGLKPRLLQLDITDPVSIQAARQHFMKEYGGLDVLINNAGIAPKRGDPASFGSQAERILQTNFFATRDMCNEFLPLLKKDGRIVNVASIVGYITLYMCSPDLQARLCSDDITEEELVALMKRFVAEAKAGDHINKGWPNSVYGVSKIGLMALTRIQARRLRREMPQRGILINSCCPGWVKSDMTYPNGTKTPAEGADTPVYLALLPPATLEPQGEFVVDRQVQVWAGSPTGATIDEGP, encoded by the exons ATGTCTGGTCCACAGGTGGTTCTGGTCACTGGCTCCACCCGTGGCCTGGGGTTAGCCATAGTGCAGGCATTGTGCCAGGGCTTTAAAGGGGATGTGTATCTGAGTGCCCGGGACGTCCCGAGGGGGGCCATGGTTGTCGAGGATCTGCAGAGGGAGGGACTCAAGCCCAGACTCCTCCAGCTGGACATCACAGACCCGGTCAGCATCCAGGCGGCCCGGCAGCATTTCATGAAGGAGTACGGGGGTCTGGATGTGCTGATCAACAACGCAGGCATCGCCCCAAAAC GAGGTGACCCTGCATCCTTTGGCAGCCAAGCAGAACGCATTCTCCAAACCAACTTCTTCGCCACCAGAGACATGTGCAATGAATTTCTCCCTCTCCTGAAGAAAGATG GGAGGATAGTAAATGTTGCCAGCATCGTGGGATATATCACCCTCTATATGTGTTCTCCGGACCTCCAGGCCAGGCTctgcagtgatgacatcacagaggaggAGCTAGTGGCTCTAATGAAGCGCTTTGTTGCCGAGGCCAAAGCTGGAGACCACATCAACAAGGGCTGGCCAAATTCAGTCTATGGGGTGTCCAAAATAGGCCTGATGGCCCTTACCCGGATCCAGGCCCGCAGGCTAAGAAGAGAGATGCCCCAGAGAGGGATTCTGATAAACTCCTGCTGCCCGGGCTGGGTGAAGTCTGACATGACCTATCCCAATGGGACCAAGACGCCTGCGGAGGGGGCTGACACACCTGTGTACCTGGCGCTGTTGCCTCCAGCAACACTGGAGCCCCAGGGGGAGTTTGTAGTGGATAGACAGGTACAGGTATGGGCGGGGTCACCAACAGGTGCAACAATTGATGAGGGACCCTGA
- the LOC118366794 gene encoding carbonyl reductase [NADPH] 1-like isoform X2 — MVVEDLQREGLKPRLLQLDITDPVSIQAARQHFMKEYGGLDVLINNAGIAPKRGDPASFGSQAERILQTNFFATRDMCNEFLPLLKKDGRIVNVASIVGYITLYMCSPDLQARLCSDDITEEELVALMKRFVAEAKAGDHINKGWPNSVYGVSKIGLMALTRIQARRLRREMPQRGILINSCCPGWVKSDMTYPNGTKTPAEGADTPVYLALLPPATLEPQGEFVVDRQVQVWAGSPTGATIDEGP; from the exons ATGGTTGTCGAGGATCTGCAGAGGGAGGGACTCAAGCCCAGACTCCTCCAGCTGGACATCACAGACCCGGTCAGCATCCAGGCGGCCCGGCAGCATTTCATGAAGGAGTACGGGGGTCTGGATGTGCTGATCAACAACGCAGGCATCGCCCCAAAAC GAGGTGACCCTGCATCCTTTGGCAGCCAAGCAGAACGCATTCTCCAAACCAACTTCTTCGCCACCAGAGACATGTGCAATGAATTTCTCCCTCTCCTGAAGAAAGATG GGAGGATAGTAAATGTTGCCAGCATCGTGGGATATATCACCCTCTATATGTGTTCTCCGGACCTCCAGGCCAGGCTctgcagtgatgacatcacagaggaggAGCTAGTGGCTCTAATGAAGCGCTTTGTTGCCGAGGCCAAAGCTGGAGACCACATCAACAAGGGCTGGCCAAATTCAGTCTATGGGGTGTCCAAAATAGGCCTGATGGCCCTTACCCGGATCCAGGCCCGCAGGCTAAGAAGAGAGATGCCCCAGAGAGGGATTCTGATAAACTCCTGCTGCCCGGGCTGGGTGAAGTCTGACATGACCTATCCCAATGGGACCAAGACGCCTGCGGAGGGGGCTGACACACCTGTGTACCTGGCGCTGTTGCCTCCAGCAACACTGGAGCCCCAGGGGGAGTTTGTAGTGGATAGACAGGTACAGGTATGGGCGGGGTCACCAACAGGTGCAACAATTGATGAGGGACCCTGA
- the atp5po gene encoding ATP synthase subunit O, mitochondrial, translating to MAALGLRLQVRQFSTSVIRQALIRPPIDVYGVGGRYATALFSAASKQKKLEQVEKEMGTLSSLIKDPKLSSIVMNPHVKRSLKLKYFGAAMTKANLSPITVNLITVLADNGRLTLTADVIGAFAKMMSAHRGEVICTVTTAHPLDEANLADLKVALNGFLTKGETLILETKSDTSILGGMIVSIGDKYVDMSTKTKIHKLTKIIRDS from the exons ATGGCAGCTTTAGGACTCCGACTGCAG GTGCGTCAGTTCAGCACTTCAGTTATTCGACAAGCTTTGATTAGG CCCCCTATCGACGTGTATGGGGTCGGAGGCCGCTATGCCACCGCCTTGTTCTCTGCTGCCAGCAAGCAGAAGAAACTAGAACAagtagagaaggagatgggcaCGTTGTCA TCTCTGATCAAGGACCCCAAGCTGTCCAGTATTGTGATGAACCCCCATGTCAAGCGCAGCCTCAAGCTGAAGTACTTCGGTGCCGCCATGACTAAGGCAAATCTCTCCCCAATCACAGTTAACCTCATCA CTGTGTTGGCAGATAATGGCCGCCTGACCCTGACCGCAGATGTCATTGGTGCCTTTGCAAAAATGATGAGCGCTCACCGTGGCGAGGTCATCTGCACTGTCACCACAGCACAT CCCCTTGATGAGGCTAACCTGGCAGATCTGAAGGTGGCTCTGAATGGCTTCCTGACAAAGGGAGAGACTCTCATACTAGAGACCAAG TCTGACACCTCCATCCTGGGCGGTATGATTGTAAGCATTGGGGATAAGTATGTGGACATGTCCACCAAGACAAAGATCCACAAATTGACCAAGATCATCAGAGATAGTTAA